One segment of Macrotis lagotis isolate mMagLag1 chromosome 1, bilby.v1.9.chrom.fasta, whole genome shotgun sequence DNA contains the following:
- the LOC141506140 gene encoding uncharacterized protein LOC141506140, whose product MDKMQYFTLQQDSPTRKFSIAKKMEEQTDKDSPKRKLSATEKKNPQQAEKEEDRLIEPKDENQSPQDNTESTPPLPKWKLSATEKMPQQVEKKDRLNSSEDESLQESPKWKLDAAENNPQQIEKDSPKRKLSAAEKANQQSGKEDRLIVPTDENQNPQDNIESPSPLQEDSPKRKLSIAEEMPQQEEKMDRRLNDSEDEDGYQNLLDSPKRKLSAPEKKTPQQAEKEEDRLIEPKDENQNLQDNIDSTSPLHEDSPKRKFSAAEKMPQQTEKVRVLRESSWWRWWTALNCHYLATHLFVKEISVLHK is encoded by the exons GACTCTCCCAAAAGAAAGCTCAGTGCTACAGAAAAGAAGAACCCACAGCAGGCAGAAAAG GAAGAGGACAGATTGATTGAGCCCAAGGATGAGAACCAGAGTCCTCAGGATAATACTGAATCAACTCCTCCACTACCTAAATGGAAGCTCAGTGCTACTGAGAAGATGCCACAACAGGTAGAAAAG AAGGACAGATTGAATAGTTCTGAGGATGAGAGTCTACAGGAGTCACCTAAATGGAAGCTCGATGCTGCTGAGAACAATCCCCAGCAGATTGAAAAG GATTCACCTAAAAGGAAGCTCAGTGCTGCTGAAAAGGCCAACCAGCAGTCTGGAAAG GAGGACAGATTGATTGTGCCCACGGATGAGAATCAGAATCCTCAGGATAATATTGAATCACCTAGTCCATTGCAAGAAGACTCACCCAAAAGAAAGCTCAGTATTGCTGAGGAGATGCCACAACAAGAAGAAAAG ATGGACAGGAGATTGAATGATTCTGAGGATGAAGATGGGTACCAGAATCTACTGGACTCACCTAAAAGGAAGCTCAGTGCTCCTGAGAAGAAGACCCCCCAGCAGGCTGAAAAG GAGGAAGACAGATTGATTGAGCCCAAGGATGAGAATCAGAATCTTCAGGATAACATTGATTCAACTTCTCCATTGCATGAGGACTCACCTAAAAGGAAGTTCAGTGCTGCTGAGAAGATGCCACAACAGACAGAAAAGGTGAGAGTCCTCAGAGAATCATCCTGGTGGAGATGGTGGACAGCCTTAAACTGTCATTATCTAGCCACCCATCTTTTTGTCAAAGAGATTTCTGTCCTCCATAAGTAA